One Ferrimicrobium sp. DNA window includes the following coding sequences:
- a CDS encoding arylsulfatase, with amino-acid sequence LADKGVRLANFHTTSLCSPTRACLLTGRNHHRSGMGRVADLAIGFPGYYGKPPKENGFLSEVLRNVGFATYAVGKWHLTPDDETHMAASRSSWPLGRGFDRWYGFHGGETSQFSPALYHDNHSIRPPRPYVEGYHLTEDLTDHAIEFIADLRAVEVDRPFFLYFCPGACHSPHQPPERWAHRYRGAFDAGWDRWREQTFHRQVAMGLLPEATVLSPRPDWVRPFDDLNQEESALAARFMEKFASFLSDTDEQIGRLVDFLDDLGELANTIIVLVSDNGASAEGGPEGSINDVRLANLDPATTSEMYARIDEIGGPTSHNNYPWGWTMAGNTPFRRWKREVHEGGVADPCIVAWSAGSLATGEIRHQYAHAIDVRGTILQLLGVDEPSHLDYVPQTSVDSASFASILAPHTASASAIRTTQYYEMFGSRALYHEGWKAVTFHPIAPLYDDKNPNDDFDEDQWELYDVAHDLTETRDLANEYPELLESMKERWWREAEQNQVLPLDNRVLWALVHPKPDQRGPVDMMRYFQGASQVPEAVAIDLKYRSHRLLVDFTLEPGDPPAGVLLAQGSALGGWSLYLLDGFVHYSLNLYGKSITTVKSTSRVTAGSHSVLFAFTKDERDGGDALLQLDDAAGASLHVERVPPAGWNGVGAGLTCGYEWGPSVGQGYAAPFPFPGIIHRARIEALGPKVRDPLAEIEAILSQQ; translated from the coding sequence CTAGCTGACAAGGGTGTCCGCCTTGCCAACTTCCATACGACCTCACTCTGTTCGCCTACCCGAGCCTGTCTGCTTACCGGTCGCAATCATCATCGCAGTGGGATGGGCAGAGTAGCCGATCTGGCCATCGGTTTTCCTGGATATTATGGAAAACCGCCAAAAGAGAACGGCTTTCTCTCGGAGGTCCTGCGCAACGTTGGGTTCGCCACCTATGCGGTCGGCAAGTGGCACCTGACACCCGACGATGAGACGCACATGGCGGCCTCGAGGTCGTCTTGGCCTCTCGGACGTGGTTTTGATCGCTGGTATGGGTTTCATGGAGGCGAGACGAGCCAGTTCTCCCCTGCTCTCTACCATGACAATCACTCCATCCGCCCCCCACGTCCGTATGTTGAGGGGTATCATCTCACCGAGGACCTCACCGACCACGCGATTGAGTTCATCGCTGACCTACGGGCGGTCGAAGTCGATCGTCCCTTCTTCCTGTACTTCTGCCCAGGCGCCTGTCACTCACCGCATCAGCCACCGGAACGATGGGCGCATCGGTATCGTGGGGCCTTCGATGCCGGTTGGGATCGGTGGCGTGAGCAAACGTTCCATCGGCAGGTTGCCATGGGGTTGTTGCCTGAGGCGACTGTCCTCTCACCGCGACCCGACTGGGTTCGTCCCTTTGACGATCTCAACCAGGAGGAGTCTGCGTTGGCAGCGCGATTCATGGAAAAGTTTGCGAGCTTTCTCTCTGACACTGACGAGCAGATCGGACGGCTGGTGGACTTTCTTGACGATCTAGGAGAACTCGCCAATACGATCATCGTTCTTGTCTCTGATAATGGTGCGAGCGCTGAAGGAGGTCCGGAGGGATCCATCAACGATGTGCGCCTAGCTAATCTTGACCCTGCGACGACGAGCGAGATGTACGCGAGGATCGATGAGATTGGGGGACCAACCAGTCACAATAACTACCCCTGGGGTTGGACAATGGCTGGCAACACCCCGTTTCGACGATGGAAACGCGAGGTACACGAGGGCGGAGTCGCTGACCCCTGTATTGTTGCTTGGTCGGCGGGTTCGTTAGCGACCGGAGAGATCCGTCACCAGTATGCCCACGCCATCGACGTGCGGGGGACGATTCTGCAGTTGCTAGGGGTTGATGAACCCAGTCATCTCGACTATGTACCGCAGACCTCTGTCGATTCGGCCAGTTTTGCTTCGATCCTCGCTCCGCACACGGCCAGCGCCTCAGCGATCCGAACGACACAGTATTACGAGATGTTTGGTTCTCGCGCCCTCTACCACGAGGGATGGAAGGCTGTCACCTTCCATCCGATCGCCCCGCTCTATGATGACAAGAACCCCAACGACGATTTTGATGAAGACCAGTGGGAACTCTACGATGTAGCCCACGACCTCACCGAGACACGAGACCTGGCAAACGAATACCCTGAACTGCTCGAATCGATGAAGGAACGATGGTGGCGGGAGGCCGAGCAGAACCAGGTGCTCCCACTCGACAATCGCGTGCTCTGGGCTCTGGTGCACCCTAAACCCGACCAGCGTGGACCGGTGGATATGATGCGCTATTTTCAGGGAGCTTCGCAGGTCCCGGAGGCAGTGGCGATCGATCTCAAGTATCGGTCGCATCGTCTGCTTGTCGACTTCACCTTGGAACCAGGAGACCCCCCTGCGGGTGTTTTGTTGGCGCAGGGTTCGGCACTAGGAGGTTGGTCGCTCTATCTTCTCGACGGCTTTGTCCACTACAGCCTCAATCTGTATGGGAAGTCCATCACCACGGTGAAGAGCACCTCTCGGGTCACCGCTGGATCGCACTCCGTTCTCTTTGCCTTCACCAAAGACGAACGAGACGGTGGAGACGCACTGTTGCAACTCGACGATGCTGCCGGCGCGTCCTTGCATGTTGAACGAGTGCCGCCAGCGGGATGGAACGGGGTGGGTGCAGGACTCACCTGTGGCTATGAGTGGGGACCATCGGTAGGGCAGG